In one Streptomyces sp. NBC_01241 genomic region, the following are encoded:
- a CDS encoding ABC transporter substrate-binding protein → MSKTSRIAGAVIGMVALAGSLAACGGDSLEKDKAGSASSGDSGGGSGKKGSLVVGAASFTESKVLAELYAQILGDAGYSTSVTTVANRELYEPSLEKGEIDVVPEYAATIAEFLNAKVNGAKAAEKKPVASGDAAATVAALEKLATPRGLKVLPAGGAVDQNAFAVTKEFAAKNKLETLSDLGRSKTEVKIAAGDECEVRPFCAPGLKKTYGINVTGIDPKGVGTPQSKQAVKDGKDQLVLTTTTDAVLDSYGLVFLEDDKKLQNADNVLPVVNAKDAGSQDIADALGKLTKALTTEDLAELNRKVDAERAKPADAAKDYLRSKGLIKK, encoded by the coding sequence ATGAGCAAGACCTCGCGAATAGCGGGCGCGGTCATCGGCATGGTCGCGCTGGCCGGCTCGCTCGCCGCCTGCGGCGGCGACAGCCTGGAGAAGGACAAGGCGGGCTCGGCGTCCTCCGGCGACTCCGGCGGCGGCTCCGGCAAGAAGGGTTCGCTCGTCGTCGGCGCGGCGTCCTTCACCGAGTCCAAGGTCCTCGCGGAGCTGTACGCACAGATCCTGGGCGACGCCGGATACAGCACCTCGGTCACCACGGTGGCCAACCGGGAACTGTACGAACCGTCCCTGGAGAAGGGCGAGATCGACGTCGTCCCCGAATACGCCGCGACGATCGCCGAATTCCTCAACGCCAAGGTGAACGGTGCGAAGGCGGCCGAGAAGAAGCCGGTCGCCTCCGGTGACGCGGCCGCCACGGTCGCGGCGCTGGAGAAGCTCGCCACTCCGCGCGGACTGAAGGTCCTCCCGGCCGGCGGAGCCGTCGACCAGAACGCCTTCGCGGTGACCAAGGAATTCGCCGCGAAGAACAAGCTCGAGACGCTTTCGGATCTCGGCAGGTCGAAGACCGAAGTGAAGATCGCGGCGGGTGACGAGTGCGAGGTGCGGCCGTTCTGCGCGCCGGGCCTGAAGAAGACGTACGGCATCAATGTCACCGGCATCGACCCCAAGGGAGTCGGTACACCGCAGTCCAAGCAGGCCGTCAAGGACGGCAAGGACCAGCTGGTCCTCACCACCACCACGGATGCGGTGCTCGACAGCTACGGCCTGGTGTTCCTGGAGGACGACAAGAAGCTCCAGAACGCGGACAACGTTCTGCCGGTCGTCAATGCCAAGGACGCGGGTTCCCAGGACATTGCCGACGCACTCGGCAAGCTCACCAAGGCCCTCACCACCGAGGATCTCGCGGAACTGAACCGCAAGGTGGATGCCGAGCGCGCAAAGCCCGCCGACGCGGCCAAGGACTATCTGCGGTCGAAGGGCCTCATCAAGAAGTAG
- a CDS encoding ABC transporter permease — MGVLGEAWTWLTTGANWTGESGAAHRLAEHLYVSGVALALACVIALPVALYLGHIGKGGALAVNISNVGRAVPVFAVLALFMVSPLRNAGYVPTITALVLFAVPPLLTNAYVGMTEVDRSVAEAARGMGMSGGQLFVRVELPLAYPMIMTGLRSAAVQVVATATIAAMVGQGGLGRIITAGFNTYNTPQVVAGALLVAVLALLVEAVLVGLDRLLSPLRRRRTA, encoded by the coding sequence ATGGGAGTTCTCGGCGAGGCCTGGACCTGGCTCACGACCGGCGCCAACTGGACGGGGGAGAGCGGGGCGGCCCACCGGCTCGCCGAGCATCTGTACGTCAGCGGTGTCGCGCTCGCCCTGGCCTGTGTGATCGCGCTGCCGGTCGCCCTGTACCTCGGGCACATCGGGAAGGGGGGTGCGCTGGCCGTCAACATCTCCAATGTGGGGCGGGCGGTTCCGGTCTTCGCGGTGCTGGCCCTCTTCATGGTCTCGCCGCTGCGCAACGCCGGATACGTGCCGACGATCACCGCGCTGGTGCTGTTCGCCGTGCCGCCGCTGCTCACCAACGCCTATGTCGGGATGACGGAGGTCGACCGGTCGGTGGCCGAGGCGGCGCGGGGCATGGGAATGTCCGGCGGCCAGCTCTTCGTGCGGGTCGAGCTGCCGCTGGCCTACCCGATGATCATGACCGGGCTGCGCTCGGCCGCGGTCCAGGTGGTCGCCACGGCGACGATCGCCGCGATGGTCGGCCAGGGCGGCCTCGGCCGGATCATCACCGCCGGATTCAACACGTACAACACACCGCAGGTGGTCGCGGGGGCGTTGCTCGTCGCCGTACTCGCCCTGCTGGTGGAGGCGGTGCTGGTGGGTCTGGACCGGCTGCTGTCACCGCTGCGCCGCCGCAGGACGGCATGA
- a CDS encoding ABC transporter permease, whose protein sequence is MAAAQNCMVTNDWICGEYLRSRSQELTDATVQHIWITVVSVLIGLVVAFPLALVARRSRRFAGPVLGLTTVLYTVPSLAMFSLLLPLFGLSAALVVTGLVLYSLTILVRNILAGLEAVPQEAKEAAKGMGYGPVRLLWEVELPLAMPALMAGIRIATVSTIALTTVGSIIGRGGLGNLIGDALPSFFKAQVLTASVLCVLLAVVADLLLLGLQRLLTPWTRIRTTRAGESAVAGATAKAV, encoded by the coding sequence ATGGCTGCTGCACAGAACTGCATGGTCACGAACGACTGGATCTGCGGGGAGTATCTCCGTTCCCGCAGCCAGGAGTTGACCGATGCGACGGTCCAGCACATCTGGATCACCGTGGTCTCGGTGCTGATCGGGCTCGTGGTGGCGTTTCCGCTGGCGCTGGTCGCCCGCCGCAGCCGCCGCTTCGCCGGACCGGTGCTGGGGCTGACCACGGTGCTGTACACCGTGCCTTCCCTCGCGATGTTCTCGCTGCTGCTGCCGCTGTTCGGTCTCTCCGCGGCGCTGGTCGTCACCGGCCTGGTGCTGTATTCCCTGACCATTCTCGTGCGGAACATCCTGGCGGGCCTCGAAGCGGTTCCGCAGGAGGCGAAGGAAGCCGCGAAGGGGATGGGCTATGGGCCGGTCCGGCTGCTGTGGGAGGTCGAACTCCCTCTTGCCATGCCCGCGTTGATGGCAGGTATACGGATCGCCACCGTCTCGACGATCGCGCTGACGACGGTCGGATCGATCATCGGCAGAGGCGGCCTGGGCAACCTCATAGGGGACGCCCTGCCCAGCTTCTTCAAGGCCCAGGTGCTCACCGCGTCGGTCCTGTGCGTACTGCTCGCGGTCGTCGCCGATCTGCTGCTGCTGGGCCTCCAGCGGCTGTTGACCCCCTGGACCCGAATACGTACCACTCGCGCGGGCGAGAGTGCGGTCGCGGGTGCCACGGCAAAGGCGGTCTGA
- a CDS encoding ABC transporter ATP-binding protein, translated as MIRFEHVTKRYADGTTAVDDLSFEVAEGELVTLVGPSGCGKTTTMKMVNRLIEPTGGRIFLDGDDISAIDPVQLRRRIGYVIQQVGLFPHRTVLENTATVPHLLGWKRGKGRERAAELLDLVGLDPSVYGDRYPEQLSGGQRQRVGVARALAADPPVLLMDEPFGAVDPVVRERLQNEFLNLQEQVRKTVLFVTHDIEEAVRLGDRIAVYGQGSIEQFDSPATVLGAPATPYVADFVGADRGLKRLSVTPIEVGDLDQPPVVHLDDSLSRATERLRAEGARWAVVLDGKDNLHGWIPADATTITAAKDTVRAHARRMEAWLPVGAPLKQAFATMLQHDAGWIAVIDKESTGRFLGVLTPARLHEALRRSIDADAQDVPRAEVAVETVESITKTASR; from the coding sequence ATGATCCGTTTCGAGCACGTCACCAAGCGGTACGCGGACGGCACCACCGCCGTCGACGACCTTTCCTTCGAGGTCGCCGAGGGTGAACTGGTCACGCTCGTCGGACCGTCGGGCTGCGGCAAGACGACCACCATGAAGATGGTGAACCGGCTGATCGAACCGACCGGGGGCCGGATATTCCTCGACGGGGACGACATATCCGCCATCGACCCCGTCCAACTGCGCCGCCGCATCGGCTATGTGATCCAGCAGGTGGGCCTCTTCCCGCACCGTACGGTCCTGGAAAACACCGCGACCGTTCCCCACCTCCTCGGCTGGAAACGGGGAAAGGGCCGCGAGCGCGCGGCAGAACTCCTCGACCTGGTCGGACTTGATCCTTCCGTTTATGGCGACCGCTATCCGGAACAGCTCTCCGGCGGTCAGCGCCAACGCGTGGGCGTGGCAAGGGCGCTGGCCGCCGACCCGCCCGTACTGCTGATGGACGAGCCTTTCGGCGCGGTCGATCCCGTCGTACGGGAACGGCTGCAGAACGAATTCCTTAATCTCCAGGAACAGGTCCGTAAAACCGTGTTGTTCGTCACGCACGACATCGAGGAAGCGGTCCGGCTCGGTGACCGTATCGCCGTCTACGGACAGGGCTCGATCGAACAGTTCGACTCACCGGCGACCGTGCTCGGCGCGCCCGCCACTCCCTATGTGGCGGACTTCGTGGGCGCCGACCGCGGCCTCAAACGCCTCTCCGTGACCCCCATCGAGGTGGGCGACCTCGACCAGCCACCGGTCGTCCACCTCGACGACTCCCTGTCGAGGGCAACCGAACGGCTGCGGGCCGAAGGGGCGCGTTGGGCCGTCGTGCTGGACGGCAAGGACAATCTGCACGGCTGGATCCCGGCCGACGCCACCACCATCACCGCGGCCAAGGACACGGTGCGCGCCCACGCCCGCAGGATGGAGGCGTGGCTGCCCGTCGGTGCCCCGCTCAAACAGGCGTTCGCCACCATGCTCCAGCACGACGCCGGCTGGATCGCCGTCATCGACAAGGAGAGCACCGGCCGCTTCCTCGGCGTACTCACCCCGGCCCGGCTCCATGAGGCGCTGCGCCGCTCGATCGACGCGGACGCGCAGGACGTCCCACGGGCCGAGGTCGCCGTCGAGACGGTGGAGAGCATCACCAAGACCGCCTCACGGTGA
- a CDS encoding alpha/beta hydrolase, with amino-acid sequence MGLTSKTFLALAIVLAVVFFGATVWLWPRLARRSVPAVFGRVGLLLATQVTVFVTVGLVANNSFLFYGSWADLFGQKQDLGVVTDHAAGTLAAKNIVRVGTQLPDGPRSSQPAVSGRIDKVVISGRRSKIESSAYVYLPPEYFRPAFAHRKFPAVVVLTGYPGASENLLKGLDYPRTARDRVEAGRSQPVILVMLRPTVAPPRDTECVNVKGGPQTETFFAEDLPQVVSDAYRVGKLARNWGIMGNSTGGYCALKIGLHHPDRFAASAGLSAYYKAAEDPTTGDLFHGDQSARERSDLMWSLDNLPQPDSSFLVTTSKHGEGNYHSTMRFLSKVKPPAQASSIVLDSGGHNFNTWRREIPSALDWMSSRLSES; translated from the coding sequence ATGGGTCTTACCAGCAAGACGTTCTTGGCGCTGGCCATCGTGCTGGCCGTGGTGTTCTTCGGTGCCACGGTCTGGCTCTGGCCACGGCTGGCCCGGCGCAGCGTGCCCGCGGTGTTCGGCAGGGTCGGCCTGCTGCTGGCTACTCAGGTGACGGTCTTCGTCACTGTCGGGCTGGTGGCCAACAACTCCTTCCTCTTCTACGGTTCCTGGGCCGATCTGTTCGGGCAGAAGCAGGATCTGGGGGTGGTCACGGACCACGCGGCCGGAACGCTGGCCGCCAAGAACATCGTCCGGGTCGGGACGCAGCTGCCGGACGGGCCTCGCAGTTCGCAGCCCGCCGTGAGCGGCCGGATCGACAAGGTCGTGATCTCGGGGCGGCGGTCGAAGATCGAGAGTTCGGCGTACGTGTATCTGCCGCCGGAGTACTTCCGGCCGGCGTTCGCCCACCGGAAGTTCCCCGCGGTGGTGGTTCTCACCGGCTACCCGGGTGCCTCGGAGAACCTCCTGAAGGGCCTTGATTATCCGCGGACCGCACGCGATCGGGTGGAGGCCGGCCGGTCGCAGCCGGTGATCCTGGTGATGCTGCGGCCGACGGTGGCGCCGCCGCGGGACACCGAGTGCGTGAACGTGAAGGGCGGGCCGCAGACCGAGACGTTCTTCGCCGAAGATCTGCCGCAGGTGGTCTCGGATGCGTACCGGGTCGGAAAGCTGGCCCGCAACTGGGGCATCATGGGCAATTCGACCGGCGGCTACTGTGCGCTGAAGATCGGGCTCCATCACCCGGACCGGTTCGCCGCGAGCGCCGGGCTCTCCGCGTACTACAAGGCGGCCGAGGACCCGACGACCGGCGACCTCTTCCACGGCGACCAGAGCGCGCGTGAGCGCTCCGATCTGATGTGGAGCCTGGACAACCTGCCGCAGCCCGACTCGTCGTTCCTGGTCACGACCTCCAAGCACGGCGAGGGGAACTACCACTCCACGATGCGGTTCCTCAGCAAGGTGAAGCCGCCCGCCCAGGCTTCGTCGATCGTGCTCGACAGCGGTGGGCACAACTTCAACACCTGGCGGCGAGAGATTCCTTCGGCGCTGGACTGGATGAGCAGCCGGCTGAGCGAGAGCTGA
- a CDS encoding phosphatidylglycerol lysyltransferase domain-containing protein translates to MSVTLDGDKSGSVPSPVRKFVRGPRPGSVPALVGTACTVVGLVDVAAGVFPRFRNSRMHTLAEVLPGALGPFAAALSLSAGVLLLLLAHGLKRHKRRAWRAAVVLLPAGALAQFVYRHSVIGTLVSLALCLLLVRHRGEFAALPDPRSRWRALANFVLLGAGSLGLGLIVVSVHPGRVVGSPSVADRLQHVLYGLFGFEGPVEYAGVTSWTVAYSLGALGLLTAVTTIYLAFRPEHPAARLTEDDEARLRGLLEKHGGRDSLGHFALRRDKAVVFSPSGKAAVCYRVVSGVMLASGDPIGDVEAWPGAIERFMDEAKAHSWTPAVMGCSETGGEVWTRETGLDALELGDEAVVDVADFSLAGRAMRNVRQMVKRIERLGYETRVRRVRDIGEAELDRIRLAAADWRGTDNERGFSMALGRIGDPADGDCVIATAHKADEHTADSPYGDLKAVLHFVPWGDDGMSLDLMRRDRSADPGMNELLIVAALQESSRLAVEHVSLNFAMFRSALARGEKLGAGPVLRTWRGLLIFLSRWFQIESLYKFNAKFRPRWEPRFVVYRAARDLPRISLAAMQAEGFVNLALPRPFARRFPRRRPRPCAHTPAPGQEHHARAA, encoded by the coding sequence ATGTCTGTCACGCTAGATGGGGATAAATCAGGATCGGTTCCGAGTCCTGTACGTAAGTTCGTACGGGGCCCGCGACCCGGTTCAGTACCGGCACTGGTCGGTACCGCCTGCACCGTCGTCGGCCTGGTCGATGTCGCCGCGGGTGTCTTCCCACGCTTCCGGAACAGCCGGATGCATACCCTCGCCGAGGTGCTCCCAGGCGCCCTCGGACCGTTCGCCGCCGCTCTCTCCCTGAGCGCGGGCGTCCTGCTGCTGCTCCTCGCGCACGGCCTGAAGCGGCACAAGCGGCGGGCCTGGCGGGCGGCCGTCGTACTGCTGCCGGCCGGCGCGCTGGCGCAGTTCGTCTACCGGCACTCGGTGATCGGCACGCTCGTCTCGCTCGCGCTCTGCCTGCTGCTGGTCCGCCATCGCGGTGAATTCGCCGCGCTCCCCGATCCCAGGAGCCGCTGGCGGGCCCTGGCAAACTTCGTGCTCCTCGGCGCGGGTTCGCTCGGACTGGGCCTGATCGTCGTCAGCGTCCACCCCGGCCGCGTCGTGGGGAGCCCCAGCGTCGCCGACCGTCTCCAGCACGTGCTGTACGGGCTGTTCGGCTTCGAAGGCCCCGTCGAGTACGCCGGAGTCACCTCCTGGACCGTGGCGTACTCGCTCGGCGCCCTCGGTCTGCTGACCGCCGTCACCACCATCTACCTGGCCTTCCGCCCCGAGCACCCGGCCGCCCGCCTCACCGAGGACGACGAGGCCCGGCTGCGCGGCCTGCTGGAGAAGCACGGCGGCCGCGACTCGCTCGGCCACTTCGCGCTCCGCCGCGACAAGGCCGTCGTGTTCTCCCCCAGCGGCAAGGCCGCCGTCTGCTACCGCGTCGTGTCGGGGGTGATGCTGGCGAGCGGCGACCCGATCGGTGACGTGGAGGCCTGGCCCGGCGCCATCGAGCGCTTCATGGACGAGGCCAAGGCCCACTCCTGGACCCCTGCCGTGATGGGCTGCAGCGAGACCGGCGGCGAGGTCTGGACCCGCGAGACCGGACTCGACGCGCTGGAACTGGGCGACGAGGCGGTGGTGGATGTCGCGGATTTCTCGCTCGCCGGGCGCGCGATGCGCAACGTACGCCAGATGGTGAAGCGCATTGAACGTCTTGGCTACGAGACCCGGGTCCGGCGCGTCCGCGACATCGGCGAGGCCGAACTGGACCGCATCCGGCTGGCCGCCGCCGACTGGCGCGGCACGGACAACGAGCGCGGCTTCTCCATGGCGCTCGGCCGGATCGGCGACCCGGCCGACGGGGACTGCGTCATCGCCACCGCCCACAAGGCCGACGAACACACCGCCGACTCCCCGTACGGCGACCTGAAGGCCGTGCTCCACTTCGTCCCGTGGGGCGATGACGGCATGTCCCTCGATCTGATGCGCCGCGACCGCTCCGCCGACCCCGGCATGAACGAGCTGCTGATCGTCGCCGCCCTGCAGGAGTCCTCCCGGCTCGCCGTCGAACACGTATCGCTGAACTTCGCGATGTTCCGCTCGGCGCTCGCCCGCGGCGAGAAGCTGGGTGCGGGACCGGTGCTGCGGACCTGGCGGGGACTGCTGATCTTTCTGTCGCGCTGGTTCCAGATCGAGTCGCTGTACAAGTTCAACGCCAAGTTCCGGCCCCGCTGGGAGCCCCGTTTCGTGGTGTACCGCGCCGCCCGCGACCTGCCCCGCATCTCCCTCGCGGCCATGCAGGCGGAGGGCTTCGTGAACCTCGCGCTGCCCCGTCCCTTCGCCCGCCGGTTCCCGCGCCGCCGGCCCCGCCCCTGCGCCCACACCCCTGCGCCGGGCCAGGAGCACCACGCCCGCGCGGCGTAA
- the folP gene encoding dihydropteroate synthase: protein MGVVNVTPDSFSDGGRWFDTTAAIKHGLDLVAEGADLIDVGGESTRPGASRVDASEELRRVVPVVRGLASEGVTVSVDTMRARVAEESVAAGAALVNDVSGGLADPDMVGVVAAAGAPFVVMHWRGFSQSMNSRAVYEDVVAEVVTELRERMDAVIAGGVAPERIVIDPGLGFAKDAGHDLALVAHLDELRDLGRPLLVAASRKRFLGHVLAGEGAAPPPARERDAATAAISALSAHAGAWAVRVHEVRATADAVRVARAVEGAA, encoded by the coding sequence ATGGGTGTCGTCAATGTGACCCCGGACTCCTTCTCCGACGGGGGCCGCTGGTTCGACACCACGGCCGCGATCAAACACGGCCTCGACCTGGTCGCCGAGGGCGCCGACCTGATCGACGTCGGCGGCGAGTCGACCCGCCCCGGCGCCAGCCGGGTGGACGCCTCGGAGGAGCTGCGGCGCGTGGTCCCGGTGGTCAGGGGCCTGGCGTCCGAAGGGGTCACGGTCTCCGTCGACACGATGCGGGCCCGGGTCGCCGAGGAGTCGGTCGCGGCCGGAGCCGCCCTGGTCAACGACGTGAGCGGCGGTCTCGCCGACCCGGACATGGTCGGTGTCGTCGCGGCAGCCGGCGCGCCGTTCGTCGTGATGCACTGGCGTGGCTTCAGCCAGTCCATGAACAGCCGCGCGGTGTACGAGGACGTCGTCGCCGAAGTCGTCACGGAGCTGCGGGAACGGATGGACGCCGTGATCGCGGGCGGTGTCGCCCCGGAACGGATCGTGATCGACCCCGGTCTCGGCTTCGCCAAGGACGCCGGCCACGACCTCGCCCTTGTCGCCCACCTGGACGAACTGCGCGACCTGGGCCGCCCGCTGCTGGTCGCCGCCTCCCGCAAGCGCTTCCTCGGCCACGTGCTGGCCGGCGAGGGCGCCGCCCCGCCACCCGCCCGCGAACGCGACGCCGCCACCGCGGCGATCTCCGCGCTCTCCGCCCACGCCGGCGCCTGGGCCGTCCGGGTCCACGAGGTCCGGGCCACGGCCGACGCCGTACGGGTCGCCCGCGCAGTCGAGGGAGCCGCGTGA
- a CDS encoding nuclear transport factor 2 family protein, protein MSGRDEHAEAAADIAAVEQANTAFYEAMERGDFEELSGLWLPGEDLTVSCVHPGWPVLTGRGEVLRSYALIMANTEYIQFFLTDVGISMTGDTALVTCTENILSGGPAEDGNALGPLVGQLVVATNVFRRTPDGWKLWSHHGSPVLTESDDEDEEESPS, encoded by the coding sequence GTGAGCGGGCGCGACGAGCACGCGGAGGCGGCCGCCGACATCGCGGCCGTCGAGCAGGCCAACACCGCCTTCTACGAGGCGATGGAACGCGGCGACTTCGAGGAACTCTCCGGGCTCTGGCTGCCCGGCGAGGACCTCACCGTCTCCTGCGTGCACCCCGGCTGGCCGGTGCTCACCGGGCGCGGCGAGGTACTGCGCAGTTACGCCCTGATCATGGCGAACACCGAGTACATCCAGTTCTTCCTGACCGATGTCGGGATCTCCATGACCGGCGACACGGCCCTGGTGACCTGCACCGAGAACATCCTCAGCGGCGGCCCCGCGGAGGACGGCAACGCGCTCGGACCGCTGGTCGGCCAACTCGTCGTGGCCACCAATGTGTTCCGGCGCACGCCGGACGGCTGGAAGCTCTGGTCCCACCACGGCTCGCCCGTACTCACCGAATCCGACGACGAGGACGAGGAAGAAAGCCCGTCCTGA
- the folB gene encoding dihydroneopterin aldolase, with product MDRVALRGLKARGHHGVFPREREEGQTFIVDLILGLDTRPAAAADDLTKTVHYGIVAEEVVDVVQGEPVDLIETLAERIAQRCLKHEGVEEVEVVVHKPDAPITVPFDDVTITITRSRV from the coding sequence GTGGATCGTGTCGCGCTGCGCGGCCTCAAGGCCCGTGGACACCATGGCGTCTTCCCCCGGGAACGGGAAGAGGGCCAGACGTTCATCGTGGACCTGATCCTAGGCCTCGACACCCGCCCCGCGGCAGCCGCCGACGACCTGACGAAGACCGTGCACTACGGCATCGTCGCCGAGGAAGTCGTCGACGTGGTGCAGGGGGAACCGGTCGACCTGATCGAAACGCTCGCGGAGCGCATCGCCCAGAGGTGCCTCAAGCACGAAGGAGTCGAGGAGGTGGAGGTCGTGGTGCACAAGCCGGACGCGCCGATCACCGTCCCCTTCGACGATGTGACCATCACCATCACCCGGAGCCGAGTATGA
- the folK gene encoding 2-amino-4-hydroxy-6-hydroxymethyldihydropteridine diphosphokinase: MSAFSTEGQSDPTVQPVPASVVEQVDAADITLSNPKRAVISLGANLGNRLETLQGAIDALEDTPGLRVKAVSPVYETEPWGVAPGSQPSYFNAVIVVKTTLPPSSLLERGQAVEEAFERVREERWGPRTIDVDIVAYADVVSDDPSLTLPHPRAHERAFVLAPWHDVDPEAQLPGAGPVSELLAGLGREGVLPRTDLELRLPE; the protein is encoded by the coding sequence ATGAGTGCATTTTCCACCGAAGGGCAGAGCGACCCGACCGTACAGCCGGTGCCCGCCTCCGTGGTCGAGCAGGTGGACGCCGCGGACATCACCCTCTCCAACCCCAAACGCGCCGTGATCTCCCTGGGCGCCAATCTCGGCAACCGCCTGGAGACCCTCCAGGGCGCCATAGACGCCCTGGAAGACACCCCCGGCCTGCGGGTCAAAGCTGTCTCCCCGGTCTACGAGACCGAGCCCTGGGGCGTCGCTCCCGGCTCCCAGCCCTCGTACTTCAACGCGGTGATCGTGGTGAAGACGACACTCCCTCCGTCCTCGCTCCTGGAACGCGGCCAGGCCGTCGAAGAGGCTTTCGAACGGGTCCGCGAGGAGCGCTGGGGCCCGCGCACCATCGACGTCGACATCGTCGCGTACGCGGACGTCGTCTCCGACGACCCCTCGCTCACCCTCCCCCACCCCCGGGCCCATGAGCGGGCCTTCGTCCTCGCCCCGTGGCACGACGTCGACCCCGAGGCACAGCTGCCCGGCGCCGGCCCCGTCTCGGAGCTGCTGGCCGGTCTCGGCCGTGAGGGCGTACTGCCCCGGACCGATCTGGAACTCCGGCTGCCCGAGTAG
- a CDS encoding DUF3180 domain-containing protein encodes MKQLRLGILAGLFVAAGVLSWGGARLWDSLSSLPSVPLAAPIVLAVIAAILLATALSIRSRLRAQRERRPGAKGVEPLMAARAVVFGQASALVVSLVSGMYGGTGVYLLGFLDIPARRDQAIYAGLAVLAGIAVVAAALWLERICKLPEDEDKDKSSAAA; translated from the coding sequence GTGAAGCAACTACGGCTCGGGATACTGGCCGGCCTCTTCGTCGCGGCTGGGGTGCTCTCCTGGGGCGGCGCCCGCCTCTGGGACTCGCTGAGCAGCCTGCCGAGCGTTCCCCTCGCCGCGCCGATCGTGCTCGCCGTGATCGCCGCCATCCTGCTCGCGACGGCACTCTCCATCCGTTCCCGGCTGCGCGCCCAGCGCGAGCGCCGGCCGGGAGCCAAGGGCGTCGAGCCCCTGATGGCGGCCCGGGCAGTCGTCTTCGGCCAGGCCAGCGCCCTGGTCGTCTCCCTGGTCTCCGGCATGTACGGCGGCACGGGCGTCTACCTGCTCGGCTTCCTCGACATCCCGGCCCGCCGCGACCAGGCGATCTACGCGGGCCTCGCGGTCCTCGCCGGGATCGCGGTGGTGGCCGCGGCCCTCTGGCTCGAACGCATCTGCAAACTCCCGGAAGACGAGGACAAGGACAAGAGCTCGGCGGCCGCGTAG
- the folE gene encoding GTP cyclohydrolase I FolE — translation MTDPVTLDGQGPIGEFDEKRAEAAVRELLLAVGEDPDREGLRETPGRVARAYKEIFAGLYQEPEDVLTTTFDLGHDEMVLVKDIEVFSTCEHHLVPFRGVAHVGYIPATSGKITGLSKLARLVDVFARRPQVQERLTTQIADSLMEILEPRGVIVVIECEHMCMSMRGIRKPGAKTLTSAVRGQLRDPATRAEAMSLIMAR, via the coding sequence ATGACCGACCCGGTGACGTTGGACGGCCAGGGTCCGATCGGCGAGTTCGACGAGAAGCGGGCCGAGGCCGCCGTACGTGAACTTCTTCTCGCGGTGGGCGAGGATCCGGACCGTGAGGGACTGCGCGAGACACCGGGCCGGGTGGCAAGGGCGTACAAGGAGATATTCGCGGGCCTCTACCAGGAGCCCGAGGATGTCCTGACGACCACGTTCGACCTGGGCCACGACGAGATGGTGCTGGTCAAGGACATCGAAGTCTTCAGTACCTGTGAACACCACCTGGTGCCGTTCAGGGGCGTCGCGCACGTCGGGTACATTCCGGCGACCAGCGGCAAGATCACCGGTCTGTCGAAGCTGGCCCGTCTCGTCGATGTGTTCGCCCGGCGTCCGCAGGTCCAGGAGCGGCTCACCACCCAGATCGCCGATTCGCTCATGGAGATCCTGGAGCCGCGCGGCGTCATCGTCGTCATCGAGTGCGAGCACATGTGCATGTCGATGCGCGGTATCCGCAAGCCCGGCGCCAAGACGCTGACCTCGGCGGTCCGCGGACAGCTCCGCGACCCCGCGACGCGCGCCGAGGCCATGAGCCTGATCATGGCGCGCTGA